TTTTTTTTGCCTGAATTTTAGCAAGTAGGGCATCGTTTAGCGGTGTATTAATATTTAATCGCTTCCCTTGTTGGCTAATATAGCCACAAATGGCGTCTATTTCGGTTTGTCGGTTATGGGCAACGTCTTGATGCATTGAAGAGTAGTTTTCAGCGGTTAGCATCATTACGTTGTAGGCGTTGTTAAGCGCATCGGCCAGTTTAATATTAAGCTTTAAAGCATGGGCTACTTGGCATGCCTCAGTCAATAAGTTAAAAATAATGCTATTAAAATAAGGGGCACGTAACTGACCATTTTTAATATCATACAGTGCGCTTAATGGGTTAATGGCAATATTTACTAATAGTTTTTCAAACCGTAACTGCTCAATATTAGTACAGTAGCTTAGCTGCGGCACGTTTTGCAATTGCTCACACATTGCTTGGCGATAACTGTGCGCGCATGGGTTGCAGGCACCTAATACGCTTTTACCTTCACCGGTGTGCTGTACTATAAAGTCGTTTGTTTTAAAGCCAGCCATGCTGGTTGTTAAAAAGTACAACGCTTGTTGTTTATCGAGTTGCTCATTGAGCGTTTCAACATTACCCATTCCGTTGTGCGATACAACAAGTACGCTACTTGGCGATAAAAAGGGTTTTACTTGAGTAAAGGCCGACTGCACCTGAAAAGCCTTTACGGCAAAAATAACAATATCAAACGCGGACTGTTCATTAATTTGCTTAAGCGTAATAAATCGCGCATTTATTTTTTGCGAAGGCTGTTTTGCTTTGCAATAAAAACGTGTATTTGCAGTGGCTTTGCGTGTTAACACATGAACAGTGTGAGCTTTAGATAAAAAATGGCTTAGCAATAAACCAATAGCGCCGTCGCCAATAATAAGAATATTAGCCATAAGGGTTCTTTTTTCGAGGAGTAAAAATGCTTCTTAGTAAAAAGTACATGGCCGCACCGGCAAAATCAGCAATAAAATCACCTAACGAGGCCTGCCTGTAGGGAAGCGCATCTTGCATTATTTCTATTGCTGCACCGTAGCCCGCAAGCAAGAGTACTTGCGTGTATAGCGGTAACTTAAAGGCCTTATCCATAATGATGGCGAGTATAAAAAAAATCCCAAAATGGGCAACTTTATCAACATGTGGAAATAAGTTCGTAACACCGCCTTTTATTTCTTTGGCAAATAAGAGGGTAAACACCACAATACTAATCAAAAAAACTGCTTGGTAAACACGCCTTGTCACGATAAATCCTAAAACCGCTTAAAAAAGAGGCTGCAGTATATCAAACTAAAATAGTATCGCACCTGAACAACGGGCAGAAAAATGTAAAGATTTATAATTTTAGCGTTATAATCGGCGCATATATTTAGATTTAATAGTTAGGAGAACCCAATGCCTTCATTTGATATCGTATCAGAAGTAGAAATGAACGAAGCTAAAAATGCAGTAGATAACGCAAACCGCGAGCTAGAAACGCGCTTTGACTTTAGAGGGGTTGACGCATCAATTGAGCTAAACGACAAAACAATTAAACTAAAAGCAGAAGCTGACTCACAAGTTATGCAATTGTTTGATATTTTAGCCGCTAAAATCTCTAAGCGTGGTATGGATGTAGCAAGCTTGGAGCTGCAAGACATTACTCGTGCTGGCAAAAATGTATTTCGTAATGTTGCACTTAAACAAGGCATTGAGAAAGATGTGGCTAAAAAAGTAGTTAAAGCCATTAAAGACTCAAAAGTAAAAGTACAAGCCGCTATTCAAGGTGAAGAAGTACGTGTAACCGGTAAAAAGCGCGATGACTTACAAGCCGCTATGCAAGTGGTTCGCAACGCAGATTTGGGTCAGCCTTTTCAGTTTAAAAACTTTCGCGATTAATTATTTATAGAACGGCTAGTTATAAATAATACCTCTTCAACCTGCGCTTAATAATTTAAGCTCAGGTTGAGTTATTTTTAAGCGCTGTTAGCACTCTTAATAAAACAAATTATGTTTAATAATTAAGCTACTATACTTATACTCTTATTAAATATTTTTGCTTTAGGTGTATTAATGAATCGCTACCAACTTTTAGTTTTTATTACTTTTGTATTTTTTAGTAGCTCAAGCACAAGTAAAGCAATAGATATAAATGTATTAGTAGAAGATGGTTACTTTCCTATAGTCATTAATGCTGAAAAACAGCAGGGCTTAGCCCCTGAATTTATTAAAATATTAAACAATACCCAAAGTGAATATAACTTTATACTCAATTCATTACCTGTAAAAAGGTTGACCAAGTCAGTAGAGCAAAGCAGATTTGATGTTTTATTTTTAATGGCGCAGCAATGGATCCCTTTATCAGCGCGAGAAAATATTACCCAAAGCAAATTTTATGTTATTACTAAAAATGAATTATATGCACTTAAAGAAAACGCCAAAGATCAAACCTACTTTGATGACTTAAAACCATTAACTAAAGCTGGTGTACTTGGTTATTCTTATCACTTTGCAGGGTTTAATACCGACGCGTATTACTTAAGCGAAGAGCATAATGTTAGCCTCACAGTTGATGAGTTTAATGTAGTAAAAATGCTGTTATTGCAGCGCTCAGATATCGGTGTTTTAAATAATATTGCTTATCAATATTTTAAAAATAAAAAAATATTCGATATGAGCCTGTTATATAAAAGCGAAAAACCAGACGCCGTGTTTGACACTCACTTTTTAGTAAGCCCTAAGCAAAGCAAAATATCTGCATCTAAAATAGATTCAATTCTAAACTCAGCAGCTACAAAGCCCTATATTATAAAGTTACTAAATAAATACTCAGCACCATCTAGCTTTGATAATACACCAGAGTAATTAGGTTTTAGCTGTATAGACGTCCATTGACATTTGTAAACAAACTGCTCACAATAACAGCCTATTTTCAAGGTGCTTGCTGGTTGCTAAATACAGGGTTTAAAGTATTAAAACTGACAGCAAGATAATCGGGAAGTTGGTGCGCATTTATGATAAAAGCAATCCCAACACTGCCCCCGCAACGGTAAAGTATTAACACTTTTTTGAAGGTGCTTACTGAGTCCGGAGACCGGCCTTGAAGTAATCTTACTTACTTAAATCTTTGCGGTGGGCAAAGGTAGGGACCATCATGCTACATAAAACAACTCTTGGCGTTGCAATTTCTGCTGCGCTGTCATTTTCTGTGTCTGCTACAGATAATTCAATCGAAAAAATTACCGTTACTGCTAATAAATTTGAGCAATCAATTAACGATGTTTTAGCCAGCGTTAATGTTATTGAGCGCGCTGAAATAGACGCAAGCAACGTACGTGACCTACCAACGCTGTTAAGCAAGCAAGTTGGTTTTCAAATTAATCCTAATGGTGGTTTTGGGCAAACAGCGGGTGTGTCATTACGTGGTACGGGGTCTGGCGATACATTAATTTTAATTGATGGTGTCCGTACGGGCTCGGCAACGCTAGGCCAAAAAGCACTTAATAATGTACCTTTAAACAGCATTGAGCGTATCGAAATTATTAAAGGCTCACGTGCAGCAGTTTATGGCTCAGACGCACTTGCTGGTGTAATCAATATAATAACGCGTAATGCGAATAACTTGTCGCTTGATGCTACATTTGGATCAGATAATTATCAAAACTATCAAGTAGCGGGCTCTGTTAACTCAAAGGATGTGACAACATCGTTTAATGCAGGATATGAAAAAACAGATGGTTTTGACGCATTACAAGGTGTGGCACCTGATGACGACGGTTATGAAAATAAAAACGTAGGCTTTAAAGTAAATTACAGTGATGAGCACTACGGCGACTTTAAACTACTCGGTCAGTACAGCGAAGGTTACGCAGATTACGATAGTAGCTTTAGCCCTGCAACGAGCACGGTTGAAAGAGGGGACTTTAAAAACTATCAGTTATCTGCAGGCTGGAATAAACACTACACTAACCAATCTCATGCTATAAATGTTGCTTTTGCAACTGATGATTCACACGATACTTCAGCATTTGGCGAAAATGATTTTATAACTAAACGTGTGCAATTGGATTATAACGGTCAGTATAATTTATCAGAGGTACTTAATATTAGTGGCGGTGTTAACTGGTACAATGATGATGTAAGCCACAGCTCAACACAGTATGATGTACAAGAGCGTGATGTGTTAGCTGTATTTATTGGTGCATATTACAACTCTGAGAAAGTGTTAGCTAATTTAACTGTTCGCCAAGATGATGATGAGCAATTTGGTGACGAAACTACTTACACTGCGGCAGCCGGCTATCACTTATCTGAAGATGCAACCTTTAGAATAAGTCAAAGTACGGGTTTTAAAGCACCTACCTTTAACGATTTATATTTTCCAGCCTTTCCAGGTTTTCCACCTTCATCTAACCCTGATTTAGAGCCTGAAAAATCATTAAACCGAGAGATTGGATTAAATGTAGATTTTGATGTAGCAAGTGTTGATGTTGCTATTTTTAGAAACGATATTGAGGATAAAATTTCTTTAGATACTAACTTTTTTCCAGTTAACGTAAGTGAAGCACGTTATGAGGGGATTGAGTTTAGCCTTTCACAGCAGTTTTTTGGTTTTGATAGCCACTTTAATTTTGCATATTTAAGTGCCGAAAACCAAGAAACCGGCGATGAGCTACGCAATGTTGCTAAGCGCACTGTTAATTGGGAAATCGCAAAGCAGTTTGGTGATTTTGATGCTCGCATTGATATGCAATACCGTAGTGATCGCGAGGGGGCAGTAACACGCTTAGGGTCGTATACACTTTGGAACCTAGCGGGTAACTATCATGTAAACGATAATATTGAGCTGTCGCTTCGTGTAGAGAACCTATTTGACAGAGATTACAATGTGGTTGACTCAAGAGCTGATTTTACAAGCGGTGAAGTGTATTACTACAACACCCCAGAGCGCCGCTTTTTTGCTGGTGCAAGCTATCAGTTTTAATCGCGTTTTTTAATGCACAAAAGCCCGATTTATATCGGGCTTTTTAGTGTGTACTTAGAATTACTTTAATAACTAAAATGAGCTAATTAGATAAAAATTCTTTAAATACAGTTTCAAACTTGTGCAATTTAGGCGCAATTAAAATACTGCAGTAACCCTGCTGTGGGTTTTCGTTGTAGTAATCTTGATGATAATGCTCCGCTGGGTAATAGGTGGTAGCAGGGCTAACTTCTGTCACTATTGGCTCGCTAACATGGTTTTGTAGCTGGGCTATCAACTCATTGGTTTGCTTTAATTGTGCATCGTTGTGGTAATAAACAACACTTCTATATTGCGTGCCAATATCGTTACCTTGGCGATTTAATTGCGTGGCATCGTGTAACGTAAAAAACATCCTAAGCAGTGTTTCAAAGCTTACTACAGTGTTGTCAAACTCCAGCTGAACAACCTCAGCATGGCCTGTTGTACCTGAGCAGACTGATTTATACGTAGGGTTATCGGTATTGCCGCCGGTGTAACCTGAGCTTACGTTTACTACACCATTTACACGTCTAAATGCGGCGTCTATACACCAAAAACAGCCACCACCAAATGTTGCTAGTTGTGTTGATGTGCTCATTACTTATTCCTAAATGTTTATGGGATATAAAAGCGAGCATAAATTGAATACGCCGTAACAGCAAGTTACGGCGCAATATAAGCTCAGTTAAACTTCTTCGCTGTTTTTTAGCGGGTGGGAGTCGGCTTGTTTATTAAGCTTTTGCTGTAAAAACTCTGGTGATTGCGTGTTGCGTGCGAGGGCAAAATACGCAGCAGGCACAACATAGAGCGTTAGCAATGTTGATACAATAACGCCTGTAAATACCACCACACCAATCACCATACGGCTCTCTGCGCCTGGGCCTGATGCTAATACTAAAGGCACTGCGCTCATTACCGTAGTTAATGAGGTCATTATTATTGGGCGCAGGCGCTGAGTGGCAGCTTGCAAAATAGCCTCGCTAAATTCTACGCCTTTATCGCGCAGTTGGTTGGTAAATTCAACGATTAAAATACCATTTTTAGCGCTTAAGCCTATCAGCATTACAATACCTATTTGGCTATAAATATTAAGCGTTAAGCCTGTTGCCCATAGACCAAACATAGCACCCATTAGGCCAAGCGGTACTGTTAGCATAATGACAAACGGGTGCATAAAGCTTTCAAATTGCGCTGCTAATACTAAAAAGGTCACGGTAAGGGCAAGCACAAATACATAGGTCATGGCCGATGCACCTTCGTAAAATAATTGCGATTCACCTTTGTAGTCTACGGCGCCGTCTATGTCGTTTTCCTCAACGGCGACTTTGTTTAAAAAGTTAAGCGCTTGTTCAAGTGTATACCCATCTGCAAGATTAGCGCTTAGTGTGATGGCGCGCATCCGGTTATAACGGTTTAAGCGCGATGCTGTGGCTTCTTCTTTTAAGCTGATAAGGCTATCTAGTGGGACCAGCTCACCGCTGCGCGACTTAAGGTAAATATTTGAAATATCAGTAGGGTTTGTAAAGTCTTGTTTAGTACCTTTTAAAATAACATCGTATTCTTCGCCGCGGTCAATAAAAGTGGTTACACGGCGCTGGCCTAACATGGTTTCAAGCGTGGTGCCGACATCGGATACCGATACACCTAAATCGGCCGCTTTGTTTTTATCTATGCTGACTAAAAATTGTGGAAAGGTTTCTTTGTAGTCGTGATCGATTCTTACCAAGCCAGGGTTCTTTTCTGCACGCTCTATAATTCGGTCGCGCCAATCGGCAAGCTGTTCGTAATCGTTACCTTGCAGTACAAACTCAATAGGGCGAGAAGAGCCGCCACCGCCAATACCACGGCGCATAATAGCAAAAGCACGTACGTCTGTTACCTCGGTCATTTTAGCGCTTATTTCGTCCATTACTTCCCAAGTAGAACGCTTGCGTTTATCCCAATCGGCCATGCCAACAATGGCAACACCGCCACTGCCGCCCCAACCAGGAACACGCACTAAAACTCGGCTTAATTCGCCTGCTTCTGAGTAAGGGAGGAGGCGCTCTTCTATTTTTGCCATGTTAGCCGCGTTATTTTCATAACTTGCGCCTTCAGGGCCGCTCATCATAATAAAAAAGGTACCGCGGTCTTCTTTTGGCGTAAGCTCAGAGGGCACTTGTAAAAACAACGAGTAGCTAACAAAACCAGCAAGCACTAGGCTTATCATTAGGCCCCATTTTTTAGTCATATTTGAGGTAAGCGATTGGCGGTAACTATTTTCAATTTTGCTAAAAACGCGGTCCATCCATTGGCTAAACTTACTTTCTTTTTCTGACGCTTTTAAAACTTTAGAACATAGCGCCGGCGAGAGCGTAAGGGCTGTAATACTAGAGAAAAACACCGCGGCACTTACAGCCATTGCAAACTCTGTAAATAAGGCACCAATGCGCCCATCCATAAATACTAAAGGCACAAACACCGAAATAAGCACAAGCGTTGTGGCTATTATTGCAAATCCCACTTCGCGGGCACCTCTAAAGGCGGCTAATAAAGGCGGCTCACCAAGCTCTATACGGCGGTGAATATTCTCAAGCATTACAATAGCGTCATCAACTACCAAACCGATTGCTAGTACTAGTGCAAGTAGAGTTAATAAGTTTATTGAATATCCCATGGCAAGTAAAAACATAAAGCTGCCTACAAGTGCTACGGGCACCGTAACGGCAGGGATAAGCGTAGCGCGAATATTGCCTAAAAAGATAAAAATGATTAACACCACTAATCCCATAGAAATGGCAAGTGTGCTGTATACCTCGCTGATTGACTCTTTTATAAAAACAGAGGAGTCGTAGCTGTCTTGAATCGTGGTGCCTTCTGGCAAGTTACGTTTTATTTTTTCAAGCTCACTGCGGGCGTTGTCTACCACTGTTAAGGTGTTAGCTTTAGCTTGCTTTACTATGCCAAGGCCAATCATGTTACGGCCGTTACCACGGAATAGGCTTTCATCGTCGGCGGCTTCTAAATGTACATCGGCAACTTCACCTAAGCGCACAAGGTAGCCGTCTTCACCGCGTTTAATAACCAAGTTTTGAAAATCACGTTGGTCTTTATAACTACGTGCTGTACGTACAGTAAAGTCGCGGTCGATGGATTCAATTTCACCTGCTGGTAGCTCTACGTTTTCGCTGCGTAGGGTGTTTTCTATATCGCTTGAAGTGATCCCACGAGCAGCCATGGCTTGGCGATTTAGCCAAATTTTCATGGCGTATTGGCGCTCACCACCAATACGTACATTTGAGACGCCATCTACAACGGCTAATCGGTCAACAATAAAGCGTTGTGCATAATCGCTCAATTGCAACGAGTTCATAGTTTCACTGTTTAGTACAAACCAAGCAATAGGGCTCTCGTCGCTGTTTGACTTAGATACCTCTGGCGGGCGAACTTGCTCTGGTAAGTTATCTAGTGCGCGAGCAACTCGCTCTCGTACATCGTTTGAGGCTGCGTCAATATCACGGCTAATATCAAACTCAATAACAATATTAGAGCGTCCATTTCTACTTGAAGAATTAATACTTTTAATGCCTTCAATGCCCGATATCCGGTTTTCTAATATTTGCGTTATTTTTGTCTCGACTATTTCTGCCGAAGCACCGGTGTAGTCAGTACTAATACTGACAATAGGCGTTTCAATATCTGGGTATTCTCTAAGTGGCAGCATTGAAAACGCTACCAAGCCAAATGTTAGCAGTAGTAAGTTTATTACTATGGCAAAAACAGGGCGTTTAACACTCGTATCTGTAATTTTCACCGATTAACCCTCAACACTTACTTTGCTACCGGGGCGAATTTTAATAATGCCTTCGGTAATCACTTGCACACCATCGCTAAGGCCTTCATCAATCGCTACCCAGCCGTTATTTCTGCCAGCAACATGCACTTCTACCTTATTGGCAATGCCCTCTTTTACTTGGTATACGAAATGTTTATCTTGCAGTGGGATCACGGCTTTTTCTGGCACCATAAGCGCCTGATTACTACTGAGCTCAAGGGCGGTATTTAAAAGCATTCCTGGGCGCAATAACCCCGATTTATTAGCAAAGCTTGCGGTTACTTCAACACTGCGAGTAATCGAGTCGATACGCGAACTAATATGGGTCACTTTGCCGGTAAATGTCCGCTCTGGGTAAGCATCGTTTTGGGTATGAACTTTCATACCTAACCTAAGTTGAGATAAATATTTTTCAGGGACTTTAAAGTCAACTTTTATAATACTAATATCATCAAGCGTTGTAATAATTGTATCGCTACTTACATAAGCACCAACCGATATTTCTCGTTTGCCTAGCAAGCCAGAAAACGGCGCAGTAATTAGCATTTCATCAAGTTTGGTTTTAGCGCTTTCTAGTTGGGCTTGCGTGGCATCTACGCGAGAAAGTTGTTCTTCTAATAATGATTTAGCGGTAGATTGCGTGCGTGAAAGCTCAGTAAGCCGGCTTAATTGACGCTTTTCTTCTTTTATGTTGATGTTTAGCTCTTTTACAGCGTATTGCTCTTGTTGATTTTGCAGTTGCACAAGGCGTTGGCCTTTACTGACTAAGTCGCCATCTTTAAAATAAATATGGGTAACATAATCGCTTTGTGCGCTTTTTATATAAATGGCTTGGTTTGCGCGTGCACTGCCTATGGCTTCAATCATAACGGTGTTTTCTTGAGACGATACCGTATGAGCGATAACCTGTGTGGCTGTATCATTTGAATTAGATTGTTCACCATGGCTAGATGGCAAATATAAGTACACACTTAAAATAACAAGAAGTGTAATTAAAAATGGAAAAAGGGCTTTACCTGACTGTTTTAGATACATCGTTTTCATACCTGAAAATAAATTGTAAGTATTGTACGAAATAAGACCGTGAAAAGGCGGTTATGTGTCTCATAAATTTGTGCGTTAGGCGTAAAAATAAATGAGACTAATTACTTGTTCCCATTTAACACTAAAATTATGATAAAACGATGAAGCAACCACCGCAGTGTAAAACCTGTTTAACAATGAGAAAAATAATACTTTGGGGTATTGTTATGTTTTTATTTTATATGGTTTTTTACCAATATGGGTAAGCCGAGTTCAATAATAAAATATAGAGCGCAAGGCTCGCGCAATGGCATTGAAGTGCTTACTGTAGGCAGCATAGGTTTAGCTTTTATTATGCTGTTTAATTTACTGCGCCCAGGTGAAATTAGCTTAATAGAAATTTTTTTAGTAAGTATGTGCATAGCGGCTATTTTTATTGGTTTTTTAAAAACACAAGAACCGTATTACAGTTTACTGCTTAGTGAGTCCTTACTTGTGTATCAGCATAAATATGGTCAGTGGCAGTTAGATGTTAGTAACCTACACCACAGCGGTATACCTAAGGTGGCTGACGGCCTTGAACACCTTGAATTAAACGCAGTGGGTTTAAAACTCAATGATATGGACGAATTTTTAAGCGCAATGCACCCACGCATTGCCGGGAAATTACTGATAGAGCAGCGTAATTTATTTATGCAAGCTGTTCAAAAACATTGCAAAAATGGCAATTGCCCATCAGAATGGTTAATAGAAGATACACATTACATCTCCCCTGAAGGATTTAGCTATACTGGACTTATAGCTATGTTTGCTAACAGAGCCAAACACCTAGAGTTGTTAACGGGATATAACTTACTGTTACCCGCAAGTGTATTAGAGACAGACATTTGGTCGTTTAGTGCCGATTTAAACAAATGGAAACGCGCACCTGAACGGTTTATAGCATCGCAAGTTGGACACTAAATGCGATAGTAGGAAAAATAATGAGCCAAGAAAGATCTTTTATAAAGAGTGGTCGTAATACCATTATCCATAAAGATAAAAAGCTTGATCTAGTCATTGTAAATGCAGAGCAGCACCCACGCATAAAGGTAACTCAAAATGGTTTAGAGCCGTTTAAAGAAGAGTTACCTAAAAACCGGCGCGATGCTAAAGAGCGCTACCTTGAAATAATTAATGTAAGTAGTGCTGATATTTTTGGTGAAGAAAAACAGCTGTTATTTATCCAAGCGCTGGATGGGCGTGAATACAAAGTAGATTACTCTAAAGTAGGCACTAAGCTGTTTGTGCGTATTCATCAAGATACGTATATGTAAGACCAATCTGCAATAATACTTAATCATTTTGCGAGGCTAAACGTGTCGCTACCTGCGTTAAAAAGTTCTTAGTTACGACTGCATGGATGCAGAAGGTAGAGCAATGCAGGAGCAATTGCCAAGAACAACTAAATAGCGAATTTTTTACCAAGTTCTCAACACGTTTTTCCAGCCTCAAAATAGATCACTTAATTATGCGGATTGGTATAACTCTAAATGGCATCTTTATTGCTAGTAATTACACTATAGTAATTATTTGACATTATAGGTGCGTTTTATGAAGGCGTTTGCTTTTACTCCCCTTATATCTTGCTTTTTATTGGCTGCCTGTGGCGGTGGAGGCGGTGGTAGTGATGACTCTGCGGTTGAAACCACGGTTAATGCCGGAATCGACCTACAAGTTGTAGAGAAAACAGAGTTTACAATCACCGCGCAAGGCTCACCAGCCGATGGCACTTTTACTTGGCAGCGCGTTAGTGGCCCATCTGTGGACGGCTTTCCGCTTGAAGGTGCAGAGCAAACAATTACTGCGCCCGATGTAAAAGCCGATAGTGAACTTGTACTATCAGTAAGCTATCAAACAGATAGCGGTAGCTTAGTTAGTGACACCGTGAGCATATTCATTACCTCAAGCAATCAGTTACCGCTTGCTGTTGTTAGTCAAACAGCTCCAGAAACACTGCCTTCAACCTATAATGACACCGTAACGTTAAGCGCTGAAGAGTCGAGCGATCCTGACGAAAATGGCCAAATTAATAGCTATCAGTGGCAATTAATTTCAGGCCCTGATCTAGATATAACCGACTTTGACAATTCAACGGTAAGTTTTAGCCACCCGCTGTTGGAATCAAATACTAATTTAATATGGCAATTAAGCGTTACTGACGACGAGGGCGGCGAGGCAAGTACTGAATACAGTATGACACTCAATAAAACCGATGAGCTAGTTGTAGCCAATGCAGGGGATGACCAAAACGTAGAAGAATTTGAGGAAGTGACCTTAGATGCAAGTGAAAGTGACACCCTAACAGATACGTTTTCGTGTAGCTGGCAACAATTAACAGGCAATGCCGAAACGCTGGCAAATGCTAGCCAATGTACCACGACATTTTTTGCCTCCGACGTTGATTTAGATACGACTTTGAGCTTTGAGGTCACAGTTACCGATTCTAAAGGACGCACTGACATCGATACCGTATTTATTGACGTATCGCCAAAAGCTCTTGGATTAATTAACGATAGTGGATTAGGTGAGTGTTTTAACAATACGCAGCGTATCAATTGCCAAAGTAGTGATTTTCCGGGGCAAGATGCAGAGCTTGGTCGAGACAGCTTTGCTAACCAGCTAGATAAAGCAGGTCAAGGTAACCTTGCGTTTGACTACACTAAGCTAAACCAGTTTGCCGATGAAGTCGCTGATGATAGTGACAATTTTACTTGTATACGCGACAACGTAACAGGGCTTGTATGGGAGGTTAAAAGTGTAGAATCAGGCACGCTCCCTAATACCACCTTACGCGATGGCCAAAATCATTACTTTTGGGATTTAGGTACGACCACCTTTACCGATACAAGCACCGCTAATACCACCTGCCCAGATGATACAAGCTGTGGTGTGCAAACTTATATAAATGAAGTGAACGACTTAGATTTCTGCGGCGGTACCAATTGGCGCTTACCAACTTACACTGAGCTGTTGAGCTTAATTGATTATGGCAAGCAGGGCGAAAACGTATTAATTGATGAAGCGTTTTTTCCTAATATGCCAGAAGCAGGCGCTATAGATGATGTGAATTTACCTTACTGGACATCGCAAACTGCAGCCGATGGTACCAGCTTATCGCAAGCGTACATTATAGATATGAGCAACGGGAATGACTTAGCCTACCCGAAAGAAAAATACGCGTATGTACGTTTAGTCAGAAGCCGATAGGAGAGAACCATGAAAACACGCTTACTATTTTCAATGGCTGTATTTAGCGCCAGCTTTCAGCTAGCCGCGGCGCAAACGTGTTACGACGGAGCGGATACTACAACGCCAACCACTCGCTTTACCCTTAATGACGATGGCACCGTGTTAGATACTGAAACTGGCCTAATGTGGCAACGTTGTAGCTACGGACAAGTTTACGATAGCGACACTGAAACTTGTACAGGTTCTACGCCATCACTTAATTGGCAAGAAGCGCTGAGAGGCGCAGAAAACGACACTACCGCTGACTACGATGATTGGCAAGTGCCTAATATTAAAGAACTTGCCAGTATTTTAGAACACAGCTGCACCGAGCCAAGCATTAACGAAGAAGTGTTTTTAGGTACAAGATTGCAAAACTACTGGAGTAACACCTCTGGCGTAAGCACGATGAGCTCAGCATGGGTTTACCAATTTGATAGCGGACTCAATAGTTTACATGCTAAAACTAGTGACGTGTATTTACGTTTAGTGCGTTACGAAAACTAGGGCCTGTTGACCTTTCAGGGTTATAATTTGTTCAATCTAAGGGCTATTTAATCGCGGCGTGAGGTTTGTAACCTAGTGGGCTCGATAACTGCTCCTGCGTTATTCTAATGACTTACATCCATGTAAGAATAAGTAAAAACCGAGTAAAACTTCCGCGTCCTGCTCACGCCCCTTACCTACATCCATGTAGGCAACAAAGAGGAAATTGCCCTTAGGCAGAACCCTTTGGGCAGCGCCTGTTTGGCATTTATACGTCGTTATCGCCTATTTATGGGGAACAACCACACTACATAGGCTCTGCCTTGCCTAAATACCA
The genomic region above belongs to Pseudoalteromonas sp. MM1 and contains:
- a CDS encoding ketopantoate reductase family protein, with translation MANILIIGDGAIGLLLSHFLSKAHTVHVLTRKATANTRFYCKAKQPSQKINARFITLKQINEQSAFDIVIFAVKAFQVQSAFTQVKPFLSPSSVLVVSHNGMGNVETLNEQLDKQQALYFLTTSMAGFKTNDFIVQHTGEGKSVLGACNPCAHSYRQAMCEQLQNVPQLSYCTNIEQLRFEKLLVNIAINPLSALYDIKNGQLRAPYFNSIIFNLLTEACQVAHALKLNIKLADALNNAYNVMMLTAENYSSMHQDVAHNRQTEIDAICGYISQQGKRLNINTPLNDALLAKIQAKKSVV
- a CDS encoding VanZ family protein gives rise to the protein MTRRVYQAVFLISIVVFTLLFAKEIKGGVTNLFPHVDKVAHFGIFFILAIIMDKAFKLPLYTQVLLLAGYGAAIEIMQDALPYRQASLGDFIADFAGAAMYFLLRSIFTPRKKNPYG
- a CDS encoding YajQ family cyclic di-GMP-binding protein, with protein sequence MPSFDIVSEVEMNEAKNAVDNANRELETRFDFRGVDASIELNDKTIKLKAEADSQVMQLFDILAAKISKRGMDVASLELQDITRAGKNVFRNVALKQGIEKDVAKKVVKAIKDSKVKVQAAIQGEEVRVTGKKRDDLQAAMQVVRNADLGQPFQFKNFRD
- a CDS encoding ABC transporter substrate-binding protein; translation: MNRYQLLVFITFVFFSSSSTSKAIDINVLVEDGYFPIVINAEKQQGLAPEFIKILNNTQSEYNFILNSLPVKRLTKSVEQSRFDVLFLMAQQWIPLSARENITQSKFYVITKNELYALKENAKDQTYFDDLKPLTKAGVLGYSYHFAGFNTDAYYLSEEHNVSLTVDEFNVVKMLLLQRSDIGVLNNIAYQYFKNKKIFDMSLLYKSEKPDAVFDTHFLVSPKQSKISASKIDSILNSAATKPYIIKLLNKYSAPSSFDNTPE
- a CDS encoding TonB-dependent receptor domain-containing protein — translated: MLHKTTLGVAISAALSFSVSATDNSIEKITVTANKFEQSINDVLASVNVIERAEIDASNVRDLPTLLSKQVGFQINPNGGFGQTAGVSLRGTGSGDTLILIDGVRTGSATLGQKALNNVPLNSIERIEIIKGSRAAVYGSDALAGVINIITRNANNLSLDATFGSDNYQNYQVAGSVNSKDVTTSFNAGYEKTDGFDALQGVAPDDDGYENKNVGFKVNYSDEHYGDFKLLGQYSEGYADYDSSFSPATSTVERGDFKNYQLSAGWNKHYTNQSHAINVAFATDDSHDTSAFGENDFITKRVQLDYNGQYNLSEVLNISGGVNWYNDDVSHSSTQYDVQERDVLAVFIGAYYNSEKVLANLTVRQDDDEQFGDETTYTAAAGYHLSEDATFRISQSTGFKAPTFNDLYFPAFPGFPPSSNPDLEPEKSLNREIGLNVDFDVASVDVAIFRNDIEDKISLDTNFFPVNVSEARYEGIEFSLSQQFFGFDSHFNFAYLSAENQETGDELRNVAKRTVNWEIAKQFGDFDARIDMQYRSDREGAVTRLGSYTLWNLAGNYHVNDNIELSLRVENLFDRDYNVVDSRADFTSGEVYYYNTPERRFFAGASYQF
- the msrA gene encoding peptide-methionine (S)-S-oxide reductase MsrA codes for the protein MSTSTQLATFGGGCFWCIDAAFRRVNGVVNVSSGYTGGNTDNPTYKSVCSGTTGHAEVVQLEFDNTVVSFETLLRMFFTLHDATQLNRQGNDIGTQYRSVVYYHNDAQLKQTNELIAQLQNHVSEPIVTEVSPATTYYPAEHYHQDYYNENPQQGYCSILIAPKLHKFETVFKEFLSN